A genomic window from Chloroflexota bacterium includes:
- a CDS encoding DNA-binding protein, with product MGELGAHYAIGKAGKLIPARLRTNTDITAGLKAVCEENGIKYGAVLFGIGSIRKVTYQILAPKPETKLGAGYTDPATLPGPIEVISMHGIVFQSDDGQTLLHLHGTFCDKEGKVFGGHIVAGENPVLATLDAYIVENVGAETIRQMDEDIGMGVGIPQGHFAKVKA from the coding sequence ATGGGAGAATTAGGAGCGCATTATGCCATCGGTAAAGCCGGAAAATTAATCCCGGCACGATTGAGGACAAACACCGATATCACCGCCGGCCTGAAGGCCGTCTGCGAGGAGAACGGCATCAAGTACGGCGCGGTGCTCTTTGGCATCGGCAGCATACGAAAAGTGACCTATCAGATACTGGCGCCCAAGCCGGAGACCAAGCTCGGGGCTGGCTACACTGACCCCGCAACCCTCCCCGGCCCGATTGAGGTCATCAGCATGCACGGCATCGTCTTCCAGTCGGACGACGGCCAGACACTGCTGCACCTGCACGGCACCTTTTGCGACAAAGAAGGCAAGGTCTTCGGCGGGCACATCGTGGCCGGCGAGAATCCGGTGCTGGCCACACTGGACGCGTACATCGTCGAGAACGTTGGCGCGGAGACCATCCGCCAGATGGACGAGGACATCGGCATGGGCGTGGGCATACCGCAGGGCCACTTCGCCAAAGTAAAAGCATAA
- a CDS encoding fumarylacetoacetate hydrolase family protein: protein MKIVRYSIGSKTEYGILDGEQVQVIDGTPFPEIKKLDQFHKLSEVKLLAPSEPTKIVAIGLNYYSHAKEVGQPVPTEPAMFYKPSSAVIGPEDKIYNPGSTRVDYEAELGVVIKAQATKVSEKDAMKYVLGYTCFNDVSARDWQKNDSQWARAKGSDTFAPFGPWIETELDPGKVMLEAYLNGECKQQVNTSDLVFAVPALVSYVSQFITLFPGDVIATGTPAGIGPMKSGDTIEIKVEGIGTLRNYIA from the coding sequence ATGAAAATTGTAAGATACAGTATCGGCAGCAAAACTGAGTACGGTATCCTGGATGGCGAGCAGGTCCAGGTTATCGACGGCACACCATTCCCCGAAATCAAAAAGCTCGACCAGTTCCACAAACTCAGCGAGGTCAAGCTCCTGGCACCCTCTGAGCCGACCAAGATTGTAGCCATCGGCCTCAACTACTACAGCCATGCCAAGGAAGTCGGGCAGCCCGTCCCCACGGAACCGGCGATGTTCTACAAGCCTTCAAGTGCGGTCATCGGTCCCGAGGATAAGATTTACAACCCCGGGTCCACCCGAGTTGACTACGAGGCGGAGCTGGGCGTGGTCATCAAGGCTCAGGCAACGAAGGTGAGCGAAAAGGACGCCATGAAGTATGTACTGGGCTACACCTGCTTCAACGACGTCAGCGCCCGTGACTGGCAGAAGAATGACTCGCAGTGGGCAAGGGCTAAAGGCTCGGATACTTTCGCGCCATTCGGCCCCTGGATTGAAACCGAGCTTGACCCGGGCAAGGTGATGCTGGAAGCGTACCTCAACGGCGAATGCAAGCAGCAGGTGAACACGAGCGACCTTGTCTTCGCGGTTCCGGCCCTAGTCAGTTATGTCTCCCAGTTTATCACCCTGTTCCCGGGCGATGTTATCGCCACCGGAACACCGGCTGGCATCGGCCCGATGAAGTCGGGTGACACCATTGAGATAAAGGTGGAAGGCATCGGTACGCTGCGCAACTACATCGCTTAG